The following nucleotide sequence is from Manis pentadactyla isolate mManPen7 chromosome 13, mManPen7.hap1, whole genome shotgun sequence.
TAGCTCAACATGATCTTTTAAAACTAGAATTTCTGTGCTCTGTAAATATTCATCCTGAAGTTTTATTTACCTTTtcatcttctctcctttttcctgCAGCACGACTGAAAATGTAGCTGTATATATCTGGGAAAACCTCCAGAAATTACTTCCTGTGGGAGTTCTTTATAAAGTAAAAGTCTATGAAACTGACAATAATAGTGTGGTCTATAAGGGACAGTAGCTCTTAGGGCTTAATACTGTGGAGAGATTTAATTTCTTCCCATATTTGAAAAGGCCTTTATCCCCTTGGACAATTTAGAAGCTGTCACATAATGGTTGTACCTCCACAGTGTGTTCTGGAGCACCTGAGCTACTGAAATCATTGTGAGTAAGATCTGTTTTAAATTCAAATCTGTTTCAGAATCAAATTTTGTAATGTATCCTGTGTATTATTTAGAGAGTCTTTTATCTGTAGATTAAATATCACttcattttcaataaaatgttttAGTGTGTAATTTGAAAGCGaaagaaatcttcatttttttcattatctcatttttagtattcatttttttcttcgtATAatagaactggaaaaaatatttgtaaggcTTACAAATATGTAGGTGAATCTCGTGAAAAAATAGAGTTAACCACAAAATCTGGAAACATAGACAGCATATTTCTTAGTAGATAAAGTTCCCCTGATTACTGTTGGTTATGCTAAAGGCACAAGCTTCCTCCCTGAAAGTCTGTCCTCTGAGGCAGTGCTTCCTAGAGAAGTGCTCCCACATGGAGGGACTGCAGCGTCAGCACGCACTGTTGAGTGCAGCCATGAGCTGCCAGCGAGGAACAGCATGTGCATGGAGAGTTGGGTAGCAGGGAACTGCTCACCGTGTGCCGTACATGCTGTAATACTTGGCTCTCTTGTACATCAGTGTATCATTTGTGATGCCGTTTTTAGGCATTAAATAGTTAGATACTTTGTACTTTGTACCAGGTACGGTTCTGGGTGCTTTATGTACATGAACCGATTTAATCTCCACAGCAGCCTGTGGGTGGCTGCTGTTCTCCCTAACTCACAGATGAAAAAACAAGGCACACAGAAGCTAAGTAGCTTGTGCAAGGTCCCAAACTAACAAGGGGCAAACTCAAGCGCAGCTGGCAGACTGGCTCCAGAGTTTATAAAGTTTTACTTATTAGTATTTTTAACCATGGCCTTAAAGAAGTAACATGGGCATTGATAGACAATAAGATTGTTTAAATTTCTGCTTGTTGCTAATTGTTTTCCTGCTCTGAATGGTTGGTGCAGGTGGACTGACCAGGTTTGGGACTCTTTGTGGTGTGTGGAGATCTTTAAGGTAGTGGGATTGGGAAGACTCGATTTTCTTTCTCCGAATGAATTATCACTTCCCTCAAATGGGTAGGTAGTTCTGAGCCTAACACCGTAAATGCATTGAATTTACAAATCATGACACTGaaacaagaaaatacaaaagTGGGAGAACAAGGTTGAGTGTGGGAGTGCCAGACAGCCCGGGTGCTGCCATCCTCTTCTGCAGGAGTGCAGCctgtgggcttcctcacagctgcCTGCTTGCCTTGCAGTCATCTGGTGTCATTTATCATTAGTGAGCATCCGGGTGTTGTAAACAAGGAACAGTAGCTGCACCTGAGACCACAGGTGTACATCTTCAGTCCTTCACTGTCACTCTGCTCCCCACCCTGCGTGCCCCTTGCTGGACTCACTCACTCAAGTGACAGCATGGCAGGTAACTGTCCTGCTGCAGTTTCTGGCTCCGGAGCCCCGCTGAGTAGGACACTGCTTTTGAGCCTGAATTTTGCACCAGAATTCTCTTCAGTGCACCCAGATGCCTCTGTCATCAGTCAGATGTGGCAGAAGGTGACATCTACTTGCCATCGATGACCAGACCCTCAGAAGTAGATCTGGGTGTGACAGAGAATCAAAACAGACCTTAAGGAGGGCTGAGATGCTACCTGGCTAACCCTTCATCTAAAGATGGGGCGGAAGGTAATACCCTTGATTTAAGGTCATCTTTTTTGGCAGTGGCTTCCTGCCTCCTAATCCAGGGTTTTTGTTCAGCAGCTTCGAGTTGCTTGTCTAAGTTCAGCCACCCAGGTCTCTCTGAGTCTGAAAGTTTTCCAGCTTCAGAGAGTATCTTTGCTCCAATATTTGCCACACCTTCCTCACTGGACCTGAGGTGAGGGCCAGACTAGGCCATGAAAGGTTAACTATGAAGCTTGTTTCTATCTTGGAGACGCAGCAGAGAATTGGGGCTGCTGGTGAGGGATAAGTGAGGAATCCCATATCCTGTTCTTGTCATGTGACCCATGGGAGCCAGTTGTTCTGGGTGGTCCCAAGGGATGTGGGAGCTGCTCAGGGAGCCCTTTGGGTGTCCAGGTTAATGGTGTGGCCTCTGAAGTGGTTTAAACCCTCATCAAAGCCCAGTTTTAGGACTTACAGGGTGACTGGGCAGGTTATTTTCCtgagtgtcctcatctgtaaactggctGTAGCTTGTAGGGTTTGTTGTGAAGACTAAGTGGGGCCATGGGTGTAAAGGGCTGAGCATAGTGCCTGGGAGGTCCTGGACTGGCTACCAGGTGTCACAGAAATGGCAGAATAAGGAGCCCCGATAACTGGTCCTTCCACTGAAGCAACCATTAAGCTGGCAAACACACAGCATTTTTCAGGACTTTAGaatctaataaaaaaaatgttggaGTTTGGAGGAGAATGCTTAATGAGGGAAGGCTGCTACACTCTGACATTAAGGAGATCTGCAGGTCATTGGCTGGCTGCTGAGATAATGGCAGAGAGATGTCAGGGACTACTACCCTCAACAAGGAAGGCAGTCTTCGCAAAAATGGTTGAGGAGAATCACTACGCGAACAGGTGACTGCAGGCCTCCATAAGGAGCAACAGTTTGCCCCGCAGAGAAGGGACAATTTGAGGTTTAGTCACCAGATTGTGATTTTCAAACTGTCTGATTTCAGCAAAGATGCAAGACCTACAAAATAGGAAAGTATGGTGTATTCACAGGGAAAAGGAAGACCAGTCACTGATCTCAGGCACCCTTGAATTTAGTGTAGTTACTGAAGGAGTTTGTTACAGGAAATACTGTGCCTCCTGGTTTTACGCTGTTATGGATGTTAACTGGTATTTTGCCCATTTCTCTTAGTGGAAGTGACCGTTTGGGGAAACATGACCAGTGTTTGAGAATATTTGAGAAAATTTTACCCTTAGACCTGGCTTTAAAAACATACAcactttcattctattttttaatgcTCACATAAGTGAATAAGATAACGTTCTCTGTATTGTAAATTAATCACGTTAAAGGCATTTGAATCTAACAGGTTCATTATTCTTGTTTGAAGCATAGTTTATTTGGTGTGACAGAGAATAATGCTTGTGTTCTGTAGCACATCCCTGCCCCTGGCTGCTCAGATGCGGTTCCTTCCTGTTTGCCCTTCAAACGCTGCTGGTGTGACCAGTAGCATCCGAGCACTTCCTTTTTTCCTGGCTGAGTCACAGGAGTCACAGAAGCTCTGTGTAACCTGTGTGGGTCTGGTCAGAGAGAGGTCTTGAGATCATCTTGAAAGTAGAGAAAGACTCTTCCTACAGAGACCCAGAGGTGCAGAGGAATCATTTGGCCATAAGCGGAAGTTTAGATTGGCTTGTCGACATGTGAAACCGAGAGCCAGAATTTCAGGTTCCACCCAGACCGAGTCTCAGTTACCAAGAACCTAGTTTGTGTCCTGAGAGATCTGGATGAACATCTGCGTGCCCATGCCACAGACCAGATGCCCTCGCCGGGGGACCCTCATCAGTGTCGGCAGGGTCGTGCCTTCAGTCACACCTGTCGGAGTGCTGGATCGGAACAACGTAGGCAGATGCAGTGAGGCAGGAGCGTGTGCTTCCCTCCTAGAAGAGGAGTTTGCTGGTGAGAAAGACGAGCAGGAGCTGAGTGGCACCTCTCATGGGGCCAAGGAAGATGCTATTGGCCAAGCTTCTGgttgtgggtggggtggggtgtgtggaTGGCTTGTTCTTGGGGGTTGTGGAGGTCAAGGTCGTGGGCCTTGTGGAGGTCAAGGTCGTGGGCCTTGTGGAGGTCAAGGTCGTGGGCCGCGTGGAGGTCAATGTTGTGTGCTTTGTGGAGGTCAAGGTCGTGGGCCGTGTGGAGGTCAATGTGTGCTTTGTGGAGGTCAAGGTCGTGGACCGCTTGGAGGTCAATGTCGTGGGCCTTGTGGAGGTCAGGGTCGTGGGCCGTGTGGAGGTCAAGGTTGTGGTtgtcactggaaaaaaaaacagtatcagAACCTCTTGCATGATGAGTGGGCTCTGGAGAAACCAGTCATTCATGAACAAAATTCAGTAAACACTCCTAAGAGGGAAGAGTATTAGAGGAGGGGGAAAACAAGCAGGTACAGAACagcaaggaacagagaagaagaaACACTATACCCTTAAGGTCTGGAGAGACCTACGGGGGAAGGGCTTTATGCTGAATTCACACAAGTACTGAATTTGTTGTTGGTTGGGTACTCTGCACTCAGATGTCTTTGCATCCTTCATATATTTAACCAATAATGCAAACATGGTCCAGAATGgcacaattttatttttgtgttgctAATTTCAAAGGTAGCATATAAAGCTTAAAATAACTAGATACTATCTGGACCCGAGAATGGCCACCCCTACTTTGAAGGAAGTGGAAAGAGGCTCAGGCCAGGCCCCTGAAGCCCTGAATCTTTGTGGTTTCTGGGGCACTAGCCATTCTCACACGCAGGGACTTGTCTTGGGCATTGTTTCTCTGAGGCTACCAGGCCTGTACTCTGGAGGGCTGTCTGACCCTAGAAAAACGAGTTTGGCAATGACACCTCCAAGGGTCTGAGTGAACCACAGAGGTGActaagaaagaagaagagaaatgtcCAGTGGCTCAGGCCCTTACATTCTGATTGTCTTACCTCACTAGCATTCCCCAAGGCAGATGTTTCTCTAACATCCCACTGAGCCAGAAAGTCTGAACACTGCCACGTTTTCTTTTTTACACTGGATTTTATTAGCATGGGACTGAGGAGTCTTGACTGGAAATAAACTTTCTGTCTTAGTACTTACATCTTGAAAATGTCCTTGAGCAAGAAAATAACCCTCCAGTCTTTCAGAGGAAATCAGCTAAGCTGCACAGGAGAGCTTCATTAGGCACAATCACTTCAGAATTTTCTGTCAAACCCAGATGCCCCTTTGCCCACATTCGTGATGCCTGACCAGCGGAAAGCGGGCACGCATAGGTGTATTTCAGGGTTTGGAAAATCGCTTCCTTTTGCCTCAGGAAGACCTGTTATCTGGACATTGAGAAGATAATGCGTCCTATTCTTGGTTGAACCTCGtatttaaaaacttcaaaaaaataaagggaCTGTCTTTATAATTTCACTGTAAGTCTAAGAAAAGTGGAAAAAGTATAAAATGTGGGATTTGAGTCCCAGTTTCCCATTTGCTGTCTGTGTGGCCCTAGGCAAGTCACCTATGTTTTCTGAATATCAGCTCCTTGAATTTGTTTCAGGTTGCTGGAGGGAAACGAGAGGAGGGGGGACGAGGAGCCTCTGATGGTCTGAAGCTCACAGCAGCCTGAGAGGCAGGGGACGCCCTCAGAACTAGGAGTGCGGGTGTCTGTGCTGCCAGCCCGCCTTTGTTCCAGCCGCTCCCCTCTACCCATAGGCCCTCTGGCCACAGACTGCGATACCTGTGAAGGTTTTGTGTGAGTGAGAATTccttggggaaactgaggaaggagccagctttcccatcagTGTTTACATGATGTGGAATAGCAATGGCTCCTACGGAGGCAGGAGTCTGGAGCCCCCGGGGACGGTGAGAACAGAGGGGCCCTGGGAACTGGTGGAAACATTGGGGATGGCTTTTGTTTTCCACTAGCGTAGGGTAACGGGTTGTGCTAACCTGGGGTAGGTCTCCAGGTGCTGGGAGACTCAACTGATACCTGGGTAATGCGTGATTATGAGACTTTTCTGGGGTGCCCACAAAGTAATTTTCTAGACTGAATTCACTGCCAGATATGTCAACAGGCTGCAGAGGAACTTACCTATACTTGTCAGCTTCAGAGACGAAAGTGTAGCTGTGTTGTTGAGACTGACCACGAAGGCTCTGTGAGGGGTAATGAGAAGCAGTGGTGAGGAGGACCTTGCGGTGCGTGGTTCTGCTCGCATTTCTGCCATCCTGGAGGATCCCAGCCTCTTAATCGCTTCTGCACTTACTTCTCTGTGGCCCACTTGGCAGGTGATTAAATACTGGAGTGTGAATTCCATGGTAAGGAGGCCACACTTCCTCATAAAGTCCAGCTGGGGCAAGAACCCTAAGTCGGTTCCGTGAGGGCCTCCTCCCCACCAGCAGCTCTGCCTGCTCCCGGAGTGGGTTCCTCACCCTCCACCGCCCCGGGTGGTGTCTTGTAACCCTGGCCTGCCTTCCGTTAGGATCCTGTTAGGTCAGTTTAGCCAGAATCCCCTGGTAATTTCCCATCCACTGACCCTCACCCTGCCCCTTAGCTATAAATTCCCACTTGCCCAGGTTGTATCTACAATTGGGCCTGGATCTCTACAGAGGTCCCTTTTTCTCCTATCGCAGTAGTTCTGAGTAAAATCTGttttatctatctgcctatctgtcttTACTGTCCAGCTGTGTTTTGTTTAACTACTGTCTAGTTTCTTTAACACCAGCTCGTTCTGTTTACACCGAGCACACCTGGTGTGTGTGCCAGCCCCTTTAAAGGAaaggtgggaggtggggcagagaagggcaaggcagggAAGGGGTGCAGCGCCTGAATTCTCTGCGTCACGTGCACCTCGATTGTGTTTTGAGTCCTCCGAGTCACTATAAACCTGCACAGACCCAGTATGAGACTGTGGAAGCCCAGATTGGACAGCGTGTGGCTGGGTTCTTACTGTAGTTCAACCGTTGTCACGTTGGTGGAGTTCGGAGACACCCAGTCCGCCTGGAAGAGCACCCGGTGGGAGTCCTTCATGTGGTACAGGGCGCTGCTGTTGCAGTGCTCATCCGCCTTCTGCCAGTGGCCTACGGGGTGGTGGTTCGTGTCCAGTGCCCGCAGAACCACAGAGCTGATGCTGCTGTTCACAGGAACTGATACTAGGAAGGAATGGGGAGGAAGCAGTCAGCCGTCTGCATAAGACAAGGGAGGGCAGTGAACCCGGGTGGGAAGAAACATCGTGACACATACTGGCTACATATGGTATGGCCCCATTTTTATACAAATTTGAAAACCAACTTTTTTCAAAAGGATATACCTGAAGATCTTAACTCCAGGGATTTTTTGGCAGTGGGGTTATAGATGACTCATTTTCTTTCTAGGGCTCTTTTggtgttttccaaattttctacaatgGAAAGTGGACAAAGACCAGTTCTCTGGCCCAGGTTTTGCCACGTTGCAGAAGTGAGGTCCTGGCCAGTTCTCGCCCTCAAGCCGGTTCCCATCTGCCACATAAGGGGGATAAGCTTGTTCTGCCCTCTTCTTGGGGAGGGGAGTGTAGGGAGAGAAGGGGCTGATGCATGTGAGAGGTGCTTCATGATCGCTGAGTCTAGGCACAGCCCATTTCCCAGCCCCACAAATGCTCGTGCTCTTAATCTCTGCTGTTGAGGGTAAGGGGAGGGGGCCTCTGAGCCCCAGGGACCTTAATCCAGGGCCTACGGGTAACCCTTAGGTTCCCTAGGCTCAGGTgagccttccctgtgctcctagGGGGCTACACCTGGCTAATCGCAGCCTTCTGATGTGTAATGGGAGGGAGTTCAggctctgcttcctccctgggGAGAATCTTCTGGGTGAATGTCTCAGTGCTGTCGTGTTCTCCAGGGCGCTCTGCCAcccaaaattcctttaaaaatttctcCTTCTGGGTATGAATTTTACTTCACCTCTGAGCCTCTATTTTTTATTGTCCATCATTCACTCCATAAATGTTTATTGGATGCCCACTTTGCTCCAGGACCAGTTCTATGTTGGGAGAGAATGACATCATCCCTTATTTTATATGGAGATAAGATATCTTATCTTAAAAGGTTCCCGGGAGGAGTAAGGAGAAGAACATGAAGACACAGTAATTCATGGTGGGTGTCAGGTAAATTGGGATTATTATTTTTAGCACAGAACATTTCTCTGTTCTGTCTGTTTTGCCGCTCAACGCTGGGCTGAGCCAAATCCCGCAGGCCCTGACTTGCTCAGGGGGAACTGCTGTTTGTCCTAATGCCTGGATGTGGCGACAGGAGGTGGTGTCATCAGATGGCTGTCAAGTCTGCCAGCTGTCCTGTGGCTGTGCTCTTGTCTCTGTCCCCACTTCTGTCCTGCTCTGGCCTgtgcctctctcttccctcccaggCATCTGTATGATCTGGGTGTCTGTGGCCAGATCGGGCTTCTGTCAGGACACAGTCCTCTCCAAAGCCTTGCCCTTCTTTGTAGAGCATCTGAGTATTTCTCCTTCTGTCCTGTGCCCAGCGCACGGCTCTTACGAGCCCTGTAATCCGGCTCCCTCTGCCACCTGCACTTCTCTTGAGGGGCAGTCAGCCAGCCTCCAGTTCAGCCTGCACCCCTGGCCTTTGTTcgtgtctgtctgcctgtctgggGCCCTTCCTCACCGCACATCCCATCCCTACAGATGCTCTGGGGTCCTGGTCATGTCCCACCATGGGCAGGTCagccttcctttcctctcctgaaaTGTTTGCATTTTTCACTGTGAGAGTCGTGTACTTACATGAGAGTCATAACTACATTGTGGCTTGTACTATATATGGCGGCTTCATCCATGAAAGTACCTGGCCAGCCCAGTGCTGGGCACTTGGTGGACACTAGATAACTGCCCACTGATTGATTTAAAACGTTGTGCATCCAATATTGTATTAACTCTTAAACCTGAAGGTTTAGGGAAAAAAGTCCCACCCTCTTGGCCAGTCCTGGTAAACACAGTCTTGATATGAATGTCACTGGGTTACAGCCTTCTCTCCCGTGTCCAGACAGACCCAGGAACCTGCTCTAAGATCCTACCTGAGCTTGGGGCCTGCTGAGCCGTTTATACATGACTTAACCAATGTTGACACAAAAcctgaaattttttaaagtttcaaagtTAAAAGAAGGAGAGGCAGTTGGCCTGTGTGGGCGTCCACTCAGCCTCCCCTGAAGTCCTGGGTCCCAGCAGAGCACTGCAGTGACAGTCCACGGGAACCCTGGAGCCtgttgtgtgaccctgggcacttCACGTCTCTGCGGGCATAGGATTACGGCTCTCAAGTCCTTCCTATAATGAGTCCCTGGGAGCTTTTGCACATTTCTGTTCCAAGATGAAATCAGATGCAATTTCCCTCTCACCCAGCATGTTCCCTTCCAAGGGGCCTTATGGATGGTCTTCCTGACTCCTTTCTCCCATCTTCCTGCTTCCAGAAGGTTCCtggtccccaccaccaccccagagGCTTCACAAGACAGGTTCCTCTTACATTCAAGCGCAGGGTCCTGGCTCCCTGACATGCTGAGTTGAGTATCTGCAATCTTTTGCATTAGTCCCTCTGGCCCTTGGCCCTCCAGGCCCTTCCTGGCACGCAGGTCTCACACTGCCTCTTGGGCCTCATCTTGAATTACGGGATTGTGTCCCTGCCCTGGCGGGGTGGGATCCTCTGAGGGAGTGGGGCAGAGTGACACACAGTGACACCCAAAGCCGTTGGTGACACCCCCATGAAGAGCAGGGTGAGTGGTGAAGGCAGGTACAGACATTCTGCCAAAGCCCGGACTTGCAGGCTACGGGCAGGGATAGCGCCCTGCTGTCTTTGCAGAAGTTGGTTAGCATTCTGAAAGGCAGCGGGGCAAGGTGAGAAGGCAGGTGCCGAGGCTGGGCAGCCTGGCTGAACAGAGCCGGACAGATGCCAGCTGTTACTGAGGCTCAGATGTCAGCTGTGGTGCTTCCTGGTGACCTCGGGTAAATCTGagcttccctgggcctcagtcctCCTCTGTGCAATGAGGAAGGTCAGAGCATTACCCTACAACGGGGCCCAGCACAGAGTAAGAGGTCTCGGCTCCCCTGACTAATGGCGGCAGGGTCTGAAGCTGCACTGCCAGCGTTCACGTGCAGCCCAGCTGGTTAAGGAGCCCTGGGGCCTGAGCAATCGCTAGCTTGGCTCACTTGCAGAACGGGAGTAACTGGTTTCTGCCTGACAGGTCATTATGAGGACTAACTAAACGCATTAATAATGTAAAACCCGCACATTGAATGCTGTTGCTGTTATTATGCAAATAATTAGGAAGCAATTGCCTTGACTTGTAGGTTTGGCTGATCAAAATGGGATGGTTATAAAATATTCCTAGGTGAGTCTCAGGAAAACACTGGATCAGGAATGAAAAGACCGAGAGTTAGGAGCTGGCTCTGTCCCTCACCAGCAGAGAGACGCTGAGCAAGTCGTTTAGCGTCTCTCAGCCTTGGGCTCCTAATAAGTAAGGCAGAATGGTGATACCTCCCGTCTGGCTCACTAGATTTTCCACCATGGGCTAAAATGGGAACAGTGTCTCCCGGAGTTGAGCAAAATGTACATCATCTCTGGCTGCCTTGCTTTATCAGATGGACGTGAAAAGACTACAGATGGGACGCGATTATTATCcctcaaaacaataaaaatgtggCCCTGCTAGAACTCAGTCGGCCTGGTTGTTAGGACTTAATCACTCCAAGACTCCCATTTACACAAGGAACGTGCAGAAATAGTCCCTCCGCCCCCTTTCTCATTCTCCCTCTGCCCCCATGCCCCATCCAGACCTCGTTTTGTGTAACTGAGAGCAGGGATGGAGGGCTGCCATCCTGGCTCACTCCCCTCACAAGAGCCTggcctctgctcacctgtgtAGACTGTGTTGTTTTTGTAGACATCCAAATTGGCCTTGATGCCAGGGCCAGGGGTGAAGACCTCAGTGAAGTGGCAGGTGTCATTCCTCTCTGCAGAGCTGGCAGAGGCGAACAGCACTCCGAGACACAGCCCAAGGCCCAGCGGGAAGAGCGTGGACTTGCGTGCTGCCATGGTCTTGATCTCCGCGGAAACTGCTGGGCCTGGAACTGGGCGTGACCTTTGACTGACCCGTTTATATGCTCCAGGCCAGAGCTCCTGCGTGAGGTCATACGTGCAAATGTCCGTCCCACTCCTTCCTGGACGAGAACTGGCTTCTGGGACTTGGCCCAAGGTGCCACCAGGGATGCATCGCCTTGTACTGGTCACCATGATTCCAGTTTTGCTCAAGAAGGGGCGTGTACTTGTTCTAATCACAGCCGTATCTCATTCATCTCAGTATCTATCTGAGGAAAGCTGTTGAGAAAGGGTAAATGCTGCAGAGTGAAATCCAGAGTTTAGTAATCATCACATACCTGGCCCATTTAGAAGTTCCACTCTTCTCCCTGCAGGAAATTCAGATATAAAAGCCCCTTTTTCTTGGAATATTACACATCCTTTTCTAACTCTTCTTAATTGAGCATGTCTCCATTCCCAGTTCATTTTGTGACTAGCATTGAACAAGAAAGACCATGTTTCTAGATTCAGATTTATTTCTTTGGAAAGGAACAGCTTTAGCCTACCTTGCTGTTGACCCTCTCCTCCATAGCACAAGGAAACTactaagaaaaatcagaaaatatgtttttcataTCCCTTGATTTTTATGATTTACTCACCGAAGGAGAAAAGAGGGAAGTATtctcagcaggaaaaaaaagcccAAAATGTAGAGTTGAATCAAGGTgaaatttataaatgtttaagaGAAGCACTGAGAGAATGGTGGCCTAAGAATCTCAGAATAAACCCATTCCTCCAGAAAAGCAGTGAGAAATTAGGCAAAAACAATCAAAGTTAAGTTCGTTAAAACTCTAGAAACTAACCAAAGGCTTACAGAAATCTGAGGAGCATTTGTTAAAGTACAGTGAGTGTGGCGGCGCTGTCACTTGCCCTGTTCCCACCCCTCTCACCCCACCTCTACAGTAGCCTTAGAAACAGCAGCTTTGCGACCACAGTAGCTGTGAAGACCAGCAAGCTAGCAGCCAGAGGACGGGGCAGAACGGGCGTGGGGCTCTCTGGAAAGCTCCACGTCCAAAGAACTGCCACTGTGTAACCCGTCTGGAAATTGCCTATGAAGCTGAATTTTTAGAGCTCGTGTTTCTTTGGCCTCAGAACTTTCTGTGTGCATGCGGCCTTACTGCTGCGGTATTTGTTGAAAATAATCAGAATTTTTTAACATTGCAGCTGCCTGAGGCAGTGGTTCTAACTGGGCCAAAGAAGGGGCTgggcaaaaactgaaagaaaaagccAGGGTGGGAAATGTGTGTTGGGGGCTTTGAAAATCTCTGACAAATTCCTGGGAATCTGGAAGGCCACCTGCTCGTATAGGGCTCTGCACGTGCCCAGGACAGACCCAAGAAAGCCCTAACCTCTCACCTCTGGCTGACCTTAAGGCTCTGCACAAGCATGTGCTGAAGGCTAAGGTGGAGCTGCGACCTGCCTGCCAGCCCGTGAAGGCTTGTCCCCAAATGCACACACAGGGAGCTTGGCAAAGGCTGGGACACTTACCAGCTCAGGGTGGCCAAGGAAACCTTTCTACTCATGAGCTGGCCACCCAGCCAACAGCAGGGACTTCAGGGGCCACACATGACAGAG
It contains:
- the PLET1 gene encoding placenta-expressed transcript 1 protein — encoded protein: MVTSTRRCIPGGTLGQVPEASSRPGRSGTDICTYDLTQELWPGAYKRVSQRSRPVPGPAVSAEIKTMAARKSTLFPLGLGLCLGVLFASASSAERNDTCHFTEVFTPGPGIKANLDVYKNNTVYTVSVPVNSSISSVVLRALDTNHHPVGHWQKADEHCNSSALYHMKDSHRVLFQADWVSPNSTNVTTVELQAFVVSLNNTATLSSLKLTSIVTTTTLTSTRPTTLTSTRPTTLTSKRSTTLTSTKHTLTSTRPTTLTSTKHTTLTSTRPTTLTSTRPTTLTSTRPTTLTSTTPKNKPSTHPTPPTTRSLANSIFLGPMRGATQLLLVFLTSKLLF